The DNA sequence GCGGCTGCCCGCCGGGAAGAGCGCCTTACAGATAGAGCTTGGGATTGATCGGCAGGCCCTGTTCGCGGCAGTAGCTTTCGTAGTGGTTCATCATCCACCACACATCCACCGTCTCGATGAAATTGGCCTTGTCGTCATAGAATTCGATCGGCCCGGTCATCCAGCCGAACAGCTTGCAGCCATCGGGGTGCTCCGTCACCAGCGTGTGGCTTTCGCCGGGGACTTCCAGGATCAGGCCGCCCGGCGTCGCCACCCAGTCATATTCCAGATACCGCACCGAGCCGGTGATGCAGACCATGGTCACGGTGCCGCGGTGGAAATGGGTGCCGATCGTGCCCGGTCCCTTCATCCACAGGATGTTGGAATAGGCGTTCTGCCGCACATCGAAGGACAAGTGCTTGATCGCCGCCGCTTCGCCGAAGGGAACCCACGGGCTGTCGGCATCGCTTTCCATGTCGATATAGCGGCCGCCGGGGGATCGCTGCGCCACCAGATCCTTGTAGTTGAAGGGAACGTCCACGATTTCCTTCACCGTGGAGGGCGGGGCCTTCATCACGCTTGCCATCGCTTCTCTCCGTTCAGCGGATCAGCGTATCGAGATGGTCGGGCAGGCCGACCGAGTCATAATGCGCGCGGGCATCCTTCATATAGTCGAACACGTCATAATGGCCGACCGAATTGCCCTGTTCGTCCAGCCACATCAGCGGGCCGGACACGACGAAGAAGACCTTCATCGGATCGGGATGCTCATAGGAGACGAGCGTGTGGCTTTCCCCCGGCGTCTCGAAGATGAAATCGCCCGCCGTGGCCGTCCAGTCATGCTCCAGATAGGCCCACTTGCCGCTGATCGTGTAGGCCCAGATGGGCTTGGGGTGATAGTGGCGGTTCACGATGCAGGGCTTCTCCGCCATCAGCACGTCGGCCCACATGTTGAGCGTGGGGCTGATCCACACCGGCTTCGAATAGACGCCTTCCACCTGTGGCCGGCCGATGGGCACCCACAGGCGTTCGTCCCCCTCGGCGATCTTGGCCATATAGGCTTCCGGCATCGCGCCCGGCCGCAGCGCGTGCGGCACGGGCGGCGTGCCCTTCCAGGGCTCTGTCGTGGGGGCTTCGGGCATGATCTCTCCAACTTACTCGTATAATCATTCGCAAGGCGCGGGGGCGGCCTTTGCGGCCTGCCCCCTCCCGTTAAACCACGGCCGGCTTCAGAATTCGAAGCCGATCCGCGCGTACCATTCGGCCGGGCGGCTGTAGGTGCCGTAGATCACCCCGCCGCCGATCTGCGCCTGGCCGGTAACCAGATAACGCTCGTCGGTCAGGTTGGTCCCGCCCACGGTCAGATTCCAATTGCCGTGATCGGGCTCGTAACTGACGCTGGCATTGATGATGTCGGTGGACGGGCGCAGCAGCAGGATGGTGCCTTCCGTGTCGTTGCGCATGCCGGTGGTGTGCGTCCAGTCCGCCAGCATCACGAGGGAACCGCTGCCGATCGGCACTTCCAGCCGCGGGGCGATGTTGATCTTCCAGTCGGGCGCCTTGGGCAGATCCGCACCGGAGAACACGCCCAGTTGCAGATCGCTGGGCGGCACCTGCGCCGGCGTATCGACATTGGTGTAATAGGCATCGAGATAGCCGACCGACGCGGTGATGGTGAAATTG is a window from the Altererythrobacter sp. B11 genome containing:
- a CDS encoding 2,4'-dihydroxyacetophenone dioxygenase family protein codes for the protein MPEAPTTEPWKGTPPVPHALRPGAMPEAYMAKIAEGDERLWVPIGRPQVEGVYSKPVWISPTLNMWADVLMAEKPCIVNRHYHPKPIWAYTISGKWAYLEHDWTATAGDFIFETPGESHTLVSYEHPDPMKVFFVVSGPLMWLDEQGNSVGHYDVFDYMKDARAHYDSVGLPDHLDTLIR
- a CDS encoding 2,4'-dihydroxyacetophenone dioxygenase family protein codes for the protein MASVMKAPPSTVKEIVDVPFNYKDLVAQRSPGGRYIDMESDADSPWVPFGEAAAIKHLSFDVRQNAYSNILWMKGPGTIGTHFHRGTVTMVCITGSVRYLEYDWVATPGGLILEVPGESHTLVTEHPDGCKLFGWMTGPIEFYDDKANFIETVDVWWMMNHYESYCREQGLPINPKLYL